CACCGAGGAACAGCCACTGGTCGCTGATTCCCGGGACGATCGACGATGTCGCGCCGGCGGTCAGCTTGGACAGAACGACGGCGAGGATCGCAAAGCCGGCGAGCCCTGCAAGGTTGAGCAAAAGGGCGCCCGCGCCCTGCCTTGCCGCGCCGAAGATCGTGAACGGCGGAATGACCGCGAGCAATTCTTCGAAGAAACCCTTGAAGGGCTTGGGGTTCTCGGGAGTCGGAAGACCGTCGATCGCGCCGCGGACAGGTTCCTTCAGCGAAACCACCCAGAGAGCGAGAAGCAGCCCCGGGATGCCGACAGACAAAAATGCAGCCTGCCAACCGGCCAGGCCGAGAGGCCCGCCGCCCGGATAAGCCTCGTTCCAGTTCTCGACGACCAAGCCGCCGATCAGCAGCGAAATACCGCCGCCGATGTACAGGCCGCTGGAATAGATCGCGAGAGCTGTGGCCCTCAGGCGGGCAGGGAACCAGTCGGCGATCAGCGAATAGGCCGACGGGCTTGCCGTCGCTTCCCCGACGCCGACACCGACCCGTGCGATGGTCAGCGTGGTGGCATTCTTTGCGAAGCCCGACAGTGCAGTCATCGTCGACCACAGGAACAGGCCGACGCTCAACAGTCGGACACGCTTCCAGCTATCGGCAAGCTTACCCAGCGGAATTCCGAAAAGGGCGTAGAAGACGGCGAAGGCTGTGCCGTAGAGAAAACCGAGGTAATCGTCGGCAACCCCGAGATCCGCTTTGATGTCGTTTGCAAGGATGGACAGGATCTGCCGATCGATGAAATTCAGCACGTAGACCAGAACTAGCACGCTGAGAGCGTACCAGCTGTAGGTCGGCACCTTGTTATTGGCTGGAGACGTCGCAGGCGTGTGCTCGCTGTCCTGTCCGGGCATTGCTGACATCAGGCGTTCTCTCCGATTGGCGGCGCATCGGCCGGATAGGGCAGCGGGTCGACAAGCCCCGCCTTGGCAAAGCCGGCGCGGCGAAGCCGGCAGCTGTC
This sequence is a window from Alteriqipengyuania flavescens. Protein-coding genes within it:
- a CDS encoding MFS transporter; this translates as MPGQDSEHTPATSPANNKVPTYSWYALSVLVLVYVLNFIDRQILSILANDIKADLGVADDYLGFLYGTAFAVFYALFGIPLGKLADSWKRVRLLSVGLFLWSTMTALSGFAKNATTLTIARVGVGVGEATASPSAYSLIADWFPARLRATALAIYSSGLYIGGGISLLIGGLVVENWNEAYPGGGPLGLAGWQAAFLSVGIPGLLLALWVVSLKEPVRGAIDGLPTPENPKPFKGFFEELLAVIPPFTIFGAARQGAGALLLNLAGLAGFAILAVVLSKLTAGATSSIVPGISDQWLFLGVGYYAVFSWATALRARDYPTFSLTWGSPAFLTVVLGYGTVAFMAYSASYWGAPFAERNLGAAKTELGWFLGAPSAVAGFLGVILGGRMADSLLERFANGRVMVIMFGLVTSLPPIVIAYTTTDLTTFYIASFVAQMTSASALGAAAASSQALVLPRMRGMATAIFFLSTTLVGLGIGPFMAGYVSAVTPGGLSTGMLSTLVVAPLGFVLLLAALKLVPAAGNSVIERARAAGEEID